One stretch of Tepiditoga spiralis DNA includes these proteins:
- a CDS encoding cysteine peptidase family C39 domain-containing protein, translated as MKNKLYYKIKKFFLSLTLLFAFVVFANIMTMLYVSKINNKNLKSEVLNYYIEKNVSYDDTSEYLQKTYYTCGPAALNYLLYLYGVNTTEEKLATLSKTNEKGTTLLNLKYAAERCGFKARGLKANFEYLKEIRKPVITYVKGNHYVVVEDITNKYVSLFDPDPEYGEIRIPIKIFKEAWNNIVLKINTKPLVMR; from the coding sequence ATGAAGAATAAATTATATTATAAGATTAAAAAATTTTTTTTGAGTTTAACTTTATTGTTTGCTTTTGTTGTGTTTGCAAATATAATGACTATGTTGTATGTGTCTAAAATAAATAATAAAAATTTAAAATCAGAAGTTCTTAATTATTATATAGAAAAAAATGTTAGTTATGATGATACAAGTGAATATTTACAAAAAACATATTATACCTGTGGACCAGCTGCATTGAACTATTTATTGTACTTATATGGAGTGAATACTACAGAAGAAAAATTAGCTACATTATCTAAAACAAATGAAAAAGGAACTACACTACTTAATTTAAAGTATGCAGCTGAAAGATGTGGTTTTAAAGCAAGAGGGCTCAAAGCTAACTTTGAATACTTAAAAGAAATAAGAAAACCAGTTATTACATATGTAAAAGGAAACCACTACGTTGTAGTTGAAGACATAACAAATAAATATGTTAGTTTATTTGATCCAGACCCAGAGTATGGTGAAATACGAATTCCAATAAAAATCTTTAAAGAAGCTTGGAACAATATAGTGTTAAAAATAAACACAAAACCTTTGGTGATGAGATGA
- a CDS encoding indolepyruvate oxidoreductase subunit beta, producing MTKNILLVGVGGQGIILTSKILSTALINDGYDVKMSEVHGMAQRGGSVTTQVRYGEKVYSPIIGKGEADILISFEKMEAMRWIEYLKPEGKLVVNDYAIGSAPILAGTAKYPKNIIEELKEKVDTLVLNAHEVALELGNVKVQNIVMLGALVKEMNLSNIDWENAIKNLVKPKFVEINIKAFNKGLKLR from the coding sequence ATGACAAAAAATATACTTTTAGTTGGAGTAGGTGGACAAGGAATAATTTTAACTTCAAAAATTTTATCAACAGCACTTATAAATGATGGTTATGACGTTAAAATGTCTGAAGTTCATGGGATGGCTCAAAGAGGTGGATCAGTTACAACTCAAGTTAGATATGGCGAAAAAGTTTATTCACCAATAATAGGGAAAGGTGAAGCGGATATATTAATTTCATTTGAAAAAATGGAAGCAATGAGATGGATAGAGTATTTAAAACCAGAAGGAAAGTTAGTAGTTAATGATTATGCAATAGGTTCAGCACCTATTTTAGCTGGAACTGCAAAGTATCCAAAAAATATTATAGAAGAATTAAAAGAAAAAGTAGACACTTTGGTTTTAAATGCACATGAAGTTGCCTTAGAACTTGGAAATGTAAAGGTTCAAAATATAGTGATGCTTGGAGCACTTGTAAAAGAAATGAATTTAAGTAATATTGATTGGGAAAATGCTATAAAAAATCTTGTGAAACCTAAATTTGTAGAAATAAATATAAAAGCTTTTAATAAAGGATTAAAATTAAGATAA
- a CDS encoding TatD family hydrolase has protein sequence MKLIDTHCHLTLEHFDNEREELIKELSEKFEFLFEVGIDLKSSKKTIELSKKVKNIYCSVGIHPTETENLKHDDYDEIEKLIENKKVIAIGEIGLDFHWDTDKKDQYIGFEKQLYIANKNNIPIIMHIRDAYTEAIDFLKTHNIPEMGGVVHCYSSDRKNAKKFLDMGLYLGFDGPITYPKNQELREVLKYTPIDKILPETDSPFLPPVPYRGKRNNPLYIQYVYEKISEIKQIDIEPLKEILFLNAKKLFKV, from the coding sequence TTGAAGCTTATAGATACACATTGTCATTTAACCTTAGAACATTTTGATAATGAAAGAGAAGAATTAATAAAAGAATTGTCTGAAAAGTTTGAGTTTTTATTTGAAGTAGGTATAGATTTAAAATCTTCAAAAAAAACTATTGAATTATCTAAAAAAGTAAAAAATATTTATTGTTCTGTTGGAATACATCCAACAGAAACTGAAAACTTAAAACATGATGATTATGATGAAATTGAAAAATTAATAGAAAATAAAAAAGTTATAGCAATTGGAGAAATAGGATTAGACTTTCATTGGGATACTGATAAAAAAGATCAATATATAGGATTTGAAAAACAATTATATATTGCAAATAAAAATAATATACCAATAATAATGCATATTAGAGATGCTTACACTGAAGCAATTGATTTTTTAAAAACACATAATATACCAGAAATGGGAGGCGTAGTTCATTGCTATTCTTCTGATAGAAAAAATGCAAAAAAATTTTTAGATATGGGATTATATTTAGGTTTTGATGGTCCAATAACTTATCCAAAAAATCAAGAATTGAGAGAAGTATTAAAATACACTCCAATAGATAAAATTTTACCAGAAACTGATTCACCATTTTTACCACCGGTTCCATATAGAGGAAAGAGAAATAATCCGTTATATATACAGTATGTTTATGAAAAAATTTCAGAAATTAAACAAATAGATATTGAACCATTAAAAGAAATATTATTCTTAAATGCAAAAAAATTATTTAAAGTATGA
- a CDS encoding apolipoprotein N-acyltransferase, whose protein sequence is MNIILLALSGLLVFLSYPPFDFGFLGYFALIPYFYVVKKNEKSLRYGFFEGTLIGTIIFLSILHIQSESILINILIFLLLVNIMGITFMIYTIIVKMIYNSLKVKIQKICMISLGWMVIEFITNKMLVGFTFYAGITQHNNDLMLYLSKYIGLYGISFVVVLINVILLESILKLKENKKLKKNDIKYIIFILGFFLAYFVFNSLNDIKNINGINIKKKETLKVRLIQGNITAKEYKKAEEKNKMKNIFEKYMNLSIKNNSSELIVWPETAVHRWIMRIPEYKNKIINIAKTNKINILFGTPDLEPNDEEYNSAFLISKTGKILGKYNKNYTVPFYENYFKKGKEINPFEINNIKIGVEICFEAFFQNVSTELKQKGAGIIFLLSNNGLFGYSNIPYITSAFMQFRAAENNVYVAQLMNTGITQIINNNGKVLKKTKLFETKIINYEIPVIYKQFILSMEKQHIITILFLVIIIAMLLKIQMRRRKK, encoded by the coding sequence ATGAATATAATATTATTAGCATTAAGCGGATTATTAGTATTCTTAAGTTACCCACCATTTGATTTTGGATTTTTAGGATACTTTGCGTTAATTCCATATTTTTATGTAGTGAAGAAAAATGAAAAAAGTTTAAGGTATGGATTTTTTGAAGGAACATTAATTGGAACAATTATTTTTTTATCAATATTACATATTCAAAGTGAAAGTATTTTAATTAATATTTTAATCTTTCTTTTATTAGTTAATATAATGGGAATTACTTTTATGATTTATACAATTATTGTAAAGATGATTTATAATAGTTTAAAAGTAAAAATACAAAAAATATGTATGATTTCTTTAGGATGGATGGTCATAGAATTTATTACCAATAAAATGTTAGTAGGATTTACATTTTATGCAGGAATAACTCAACACAACAATGACTTAATGTTGTATTTATCTAAATATATAGGATTGTATGGAATATCTTTTGTTGTTGTTTTAATAAATGTAATATTATTAGAAAGTATTTTGAAATTAAAGGAAAATAAAAAACTCAAAAAAAATGATATTAAATACATAATCTTTATATTGGGATTTTTTCTTGCATATTTTGTATTTAATAGTTTGAATGATATAAAAAATATAAATGGAATAAATATAAAAAAGAAAGAAACATTAAAAGTAAGACTAATACAAGGAAACATTACAGCAAAAGAATACAAAAAAGCAGAAGAAAAAAATAAAATGAAAAACATTTTTGAAAAATATATGAATCTAAGTATAAAAAACAATTCATCAGAATTAATAGTATGGCCAGAAACAGCAGTGCATAGATGGATAATGAGAATACCAGAATACAAAAATAAAATAATAAACATAGCAAAAACAAATAAAATTAATATATTATTTGGAACACCAGACCTTGAACCAAACGATGAAGAATACAACAGTGCATTTTTAATTTCAAAAACAGGAAAAATATTAGGAAAGTACAATAAAAACTATACAGTACCATTTTATGAAAACTATTTTAAAAAAGGAAAGGAAATAAACCCATTTGAAATAAACAATATAAAAATAGGAGTAGAAATATGTTTTGAAGCATTTTTTCAAAATGTTTCAACTGAATTAAAACAAAAAGGTGCAGGAATAATATTTTTATTATCAAACAATGGACTTTTTGGATATTCAAATATACCATACATAACATCAGCATTCATGCAGTTTAGAGCAGCAGAAAATAACGTATATGTAGCACAATTAATGAATACTGGAATAACCCAAATAATAAACAACAATGGAAAAGTTTTAAAAAAGACAAAACTATTTGAAACAAAAATAATTAATTATGAAATACCAGTAATATACAAACAATTTATTCTAAGTATGGAGAAACAACATATTATAACTATATTATTTTTAGTGATCATAATAGCTATGCTATTAAAAATACAAATGAGGAGGAGAAAAAAGTGA
- a CDS encoding ATP-binding protein, whose product MKKLPIGVQDFKELITDYIYIDKTKYLHELITSGKFYFLSRPRRFGKSLTISTLYYLFKGEKDLFKGTYIYDKWEFKEYPVIRINLLDVATDNVERMKESLTKIIKLEGKRNGIEITETDYKFAFNEMIIKLSKKERVVILVDEYEKPILDNINNKEKAEKYREILRDFYVSIKSKDEYIKFVFMTGITKFTKTGVFSALNNLNDISLDKTYAQMLGYTQEELEKNFKEHIKETASEMKMEEKELLKNLKMYYNGFSFDGENSVYNPFSILQFFKKRKFQNYWFESGSPSFLYEYIKGKKIRYEDLVKYPVSELDFSTREIEEANASIFFTQAGYLTFKGKEQYGMEYEYLLDYPNIEVKNSFSKMILEANYELERGKIKEINKTIWKAIKEKDIEGIIKEIKRIISAIPYNLHKKEESYYHSLIYTILASAGLNVTAEELTNLGRSDIVIEEDIIYIMEIKIDKSAEKALTQIKEMKYYEKYKGKEIYIVGININSEKRNIDEYKIEKI is encoded by the coding sequence ATGAAAAAGCTACCAATAGGAGTACAAGACTTTAAAGAATTAATAACAGATTATATATACATAGACAAAACAAAATATTTACATGAATTAATAACAAGTGGAAAATTTTATTTTTTATCTCGTCCGAGAAGATTTGGAAAAAGTTTAACGATATCAACACTGTACTATCTGTTTAAAGGAGAAAAAGATTTATTTAAAGGAACGTATATATACGATAAATGGGAGTTCAAAGAATATCCAGTAATAAGGATAAACCTTTTAGACGTAGCAACAGATAATGTGGAAAGAATGAAAGAAAGTCTAACAAAAATAATAAAGTTAGAAGGAAAAAGAAATGGAATAGAAATAACAGAAACAGACTACAAGTTTGCATTCAATGAAATGATAATAAAACTATCAAAAAAAGAAAGAGTAGTAATATTAGTAGATGAATATGAAAAACCAATATTAGACAATATAAACAACAAAGAAAAAGCAGAAAAGTATAGAGAAATATTGAGAGACTTTTATGTGAGTATAAAATCAAAAGACGAATACATAAAGTTTGTATTCATGACAGGAATAACAAAGTTTACAAAAACAGGAGTGTTTTCAGCATTGAACAACTTAAATGATATATCATTAGATAAAACATACGCACAGATGTTGGGATACACACAAGAAGAATTAGAAAAAAACTTTAAAGAACACATAAAAGAAACAGCAAGTGAGATGAAAATGGAAGAAAAAGAGTTATTAAAAAACTTAAAGATGTACTACAATGGATTTTCATTTGATGGAGAGAATTCTGTATACAATCCATTTTCAATACTACAATTTTTCAAAAAAAGAAAGTTTCAAAACTATTGGTTTGAAAGTGGATCACCATCATTCTTGTATGAATACATAAAAGGAAAAAAGATAAGATATGAAGACTTAGTGAAGTATCCAGTAAGCGAGTTAGACTTTTCAACCCGAGAAATAGAAGAAGCAAATGCAAGCATATTCTTTACACAAGCAGGATACTTAACCTTTAAAGGAAAAGAACAGTATGGAATGGAATATGAATATTTATTAGACTATCCAAACATAGAAGTAAAGAACAGTTTTTCAAAGATGATATTAGAAGCAAACTATGAACTTGAAAGAGGAAAAATAAAAGAAATAAATAAAACGATATGGAAAGCAATAAAAGAAAAAGACATAGAAGGAATAATAAAAGAAATAAAAAGAATAATAAGTGCAATACCATACAACTTGCACAAAAAAGAAGAAAGTTACTATCATTCATTGATATACACAATACTAGCATCAGCAGGACTGAACGTAACAGCAGAAGAATTAACGAACTTAGGAAGAAGCGATATAGTAATAGAGGAAGACATCATATACATAATGGAAATAAAGATAGATAAAAGTGCAGAAAAAGCCTTAACCCAAATAAAAGAAATGAAGTACTATGAAAAATACAAAGGGAAAGAAATTTATATAGTAGGAATAAACATAAACTCAGAAAAGAGAAACATAGACGAATACAAAATAGAAAAGATATAA
- a CDS encoding ATP-binding protein — MKKLPIGVQDYKKIKEGNYTYIDKTKYILELISSEAPIFLSRPRRFGKSLTISTLYYLFKGEKDLFKGTYIYDKWEFKEYPVIRISLLDVSTENEQSFKYGLLEIIKTEAERYGITIENTNYKYAFNELIIKLSQKERVVILVDEYEKPILDNINNKEKAEKYREILRDFYVSIKSKDEYIKFVFMTGITKFTKTGVFSALNNLNDISLDKTYAQMLGYTQEELEKNFKEHIKETASEMKMEEKELLKNLKMYYNGFSFDGENSVYNPFSILQFFKKRKFQNYWFESGSPSFLYEYIKGKKIRYEDLVKYPVSELDFSTREIEEANASIFFTQAGYLTFKGKEQYGMEYEYLLDYPNIEVKNSFSKMILEANYELERGKIKEINKTIWKAIKEKDIEGIIKEIKRIISAIPYNLHKKEESYYHSLIYTILASAGLNVTAEELTNLGRSDIVIEEDIIYIMEIKIDKSAEKALTQIKEMKYYEKYKGKEIYIVGININSEKRNIDEYKIEKI; from the coding sequence ATGAAAAAGCTACCAATAGGAGTACAAGACTATAAAAAAATAAAAGAAGGAAATTATACATATATAGATAAAACAAAGTATATATTAGAATTAATAAGTTCAGAAGCACCAATCTTTTTATCACGTCCAAGAAGATTTGGAAAAAGTTTAACGATATCAACACTTTACTATCTTTTTAAAGGAGAAAAAGACTTATTTAAAGGAACGTATATATACGATAAATGGGAGTTCAAAGAGTATCCAGTGATAAGAATAAGTTTATTGGATGTCTCAACAGAAAATGAACAAAGTTTTAAGTATGGCTTATTAGAAATAATAAAAACAGAAGCGGAAAGATATGGAATAACAATAGAAAATACAAACTATAAATATGCATTTAATGAACTAATAATAAAACTATCCCAAAAAGAAAGAGTAGTAATATTAGTAGATGAATATGAAAAACCAATATTAGACAATATAAACAACAAAGAAAAAGCAGAAAAGTATAGAGAAATATTGAGAGACTTTTATGTGAGTATAAAATCAAAAGATGAATACATAAAGTTTGTATTCATGACAGGAATAACAAAGTTTACAAAAACAGGAGTGTTTTCAGCATTGAACAACTTAAATGATATATCATTAGATAAAACATACGCACAGATGTTGGGATACACACAAGAAGAATTAGAAAAAAACTTTAAAGAACACATAAAAGAAACAGCAAGTGAGATGAAAATGGAAGAAAAAGAGTTATTAAAAAACTTAAAGATGTACTACAATGGATTTTCATTTGATGGAGAGAATTCTGTATACAATCCATTTTCAATACTACAATTTTTCAAAAAAAGAAAGTTTCAAAACTATTGGTTTGAAAGTGGATCACCATCATTCTTGTATGAATACATAAAAGGAAAAAAGATAAGATATGAAGACTTAGTGAAGTATCCAGTAAGCGAGTTAGACTTTTCAACCCGAGAAATAGAAGAAGCAAATGCAAGCATATTCTTTACACAAGCAGGATACTTAACCTTTAAAGGAAAAGAACAGTATGGAATGGAATATGAATATTTATTAGACTATCCAAACATAGAAGTAAAGAACAGTTTTTCAAAGATGATATTAGAAGCAAACTATGAACTTGAAAGAGGAAAAATAAAAGAAATAAATAAAACGATATGGAAAGCAATAAAAGAAAAAGACATAGAAGGAATAATAAAAGAAATAAAAAGAATAATAAGTGCAATACCATACAACTTGCACAAAAAAGAAGAAAGTTACTATCATTCATTGATATACACAATACTAGCATCAGCAGGACTGAACGTAACAGCAGAAGAATTAACGAACTTAGGAAGAAGCGATATAGTAATAGAGGAAGACATCATATACATAATGGAAATAAAGATAGATAAAAGTGCAGAAAAAGCCTTAACCCAAATAAAAGAAATGAAGTACTATGAAAAATACAAAGGGAAAGAAATTTATATAGTAGGAATAAACATAAACTCAGAAAAGAGAAACATAGACGAATACAAAATAGAAAAGATATAA
- the iorA gene encoding indolepyruvate ferredoxin oxidoreductase subunit alpha — MKKLLTGNEAVARGAYEAGVHVAAAYPGTPSTEILENIAKYKEIYSEWTPNEKVAVEVAVGASMAGARSLSAMKHVGMNVAADPMFTYAYLGVNGGCVIVTADDPGMHSSQNEQDNRYYARHAKMPLIEPSDSQEAKDFTMEAYEISEKYDVPVLFRLTTRVCHSKSLVELGERKNVEIKPYSRNIPKFVATPARARVHHIELEEKLKKLEEYANNTFLNKEEWNTEEIGIITSGISYQYAKEVFGDKASYLKLGFTYPLPKKMIKEFSSKVKKLYVIEENEPFLETEIKAMGINVIGKEKIPITLELNPDIIREALLGEKSKIVEQNKEKVVSRPPTLCSGCPHRGLFYELGKKKDVVITGDIGCYTLGSAEPLNAMDSVVCMGAGVSAAHGFIKAFEQAGTKKKVFGVVGDSTFFHSGITGLIDIVYNKSNATIIILDNRITAMTGHQENPGTGYTLMGEKAEIIDIEAICKAVGIKHIRTINPNNLKEVKDSINEAMELTEPSVIITKWPCALKKFTEIDMQQFELKPQKYYVDSDKCKKCKMCLNIGCPSISFDEKIGSIIDQDTCVGCSVCAQVCPFDAIKKVGE; from the coding sequence ATGAAAAAGCTTTTAACTGGTAATGAAGCTGTTGCTCGAGGAGCATATGAAGCAGGAGTACATGTTGCTGCAGCATATCCAGGTACTCCAAGTACGGAAATACTTGAAAATATTGCAAAATATAAAGAAATATATTCAGAATGGACACCTAATGAAAAAGTTGCTGTAGAAGTAGCAGTTGGTGCTTCAATGGCTGGAGCAAGAAGTTTATCTGCTATGAAACACGTTGGAATGAACGTTGCTGCTGATCCAATGTTTACTTATGCTTACTTAGGTGTAAATGGAGGATGTGTAATAGTAACTGCAGATGATCCGGGAATGCATTCTTCTCAAAATGAACAAGATAATAGGTATTATGCAAGACATGCCAAGATGCCTTTAATAGAACCATCAGATAGTCAGGAAGCAAAAGATTTTACAATGGAAGCATATGAAATAAGTGAAAAATATGATGTGCCAGTTTTGTTTAGACTTACAACAAGAGTTTGTCATAGTAAAAGCTTAGTTGAACTTGGAGAAAGAAAAAATGTTGAAATAAAACCATATTCAAGAAATATTCCAAAATTTGTTGCAACCCCAGCAAGAGCAAGAGTTCATCATATAGAACTTGAAGAAAAATTAAAGAAATTAGAAGAATATGCTAACAATACATTTTTAAATAAAGAAGAATGGAATACAGAAGAAATTGGTATAATTACTTCAGGTATTTCTTATCAATATGCAAAAGAAGTATTTGGAGATAAGGCATCTTATTTGAAATTGGGATTTACATATCCTTTACCTAAAAAAATGATAAAAGAATTTTCAAGTAAGGTAAAAAAATTATATGTAATTGAAGAAAATGAACCGTTTTTAGAAACAGAAATAAAAGCCATGGGAATTAATGTAATTGGTAAAGAAAAAATTCCTATTACACTTGAATTAAATCCAGATATAATAAGAGAAGCATTACTTGGTGAAAAATCAAAAATAGTAGAACAAAATAAAGAAAAAGTAGTTTCAAGACCACCAACACTTTGTTCTGGATGTCCTCATAGAGGTTTATTTTATGAATTAGGTAAAAAGAAAGATGTTGTAATAACAGGAGATATAGGATGTTATACACTTGGATCTGCAGAACCTTTAAATGCTATGGATTCAGTTGTTTGTATGGGAGCTGGAGTTTCAGCAGCTCACGGTTTTATAAAAGCTTTTGAACAAGCAGGAACCAAGAAAAAAGTATTTGGTGTAGTTGGAGATTCAACGTTCTTCCATTCTGGAATAACTGGATTAATAGATATAGTATACAACAAGAGTAATGCAACAATAATAATTTTAGACAATAGAATAACTGCTATGACAGGTCATCAAGAAAACCCAGGTACTGGATATACTTTAATGGGAGAAAAAGCAGAAATAATAGATATAGAAGCTATTTGTAAAGCAGTTGGAATAAAACATATAAGAACGATAAATCCAAACAACTTAAAGGAAGTAAAAGATTCTATAAATGAAGCAATGGAATTAACAGAACCATCTGTAATAATAACAAAATGGCCATGTGCTCTAAAAAAATTCACAGAAATAGATATGCAACAGTTTGAACTAAAACCACAAAAGTATTATGTTGATTCTGATAAATGTAAAAAATGTAAGATGTGTTTAAATATAGGCTGTCCTTCAATATCATTTGATGAAAAAATAGGATCTATAATAGATCAAGATACATGTGTAGGATGTTCTGTTTGTGCTCAAGTTTGTCCATTTGATGCAATAAAAAAGGTGGGTGAATAA
- a CDS encoding apolipoprotein N-acyltransferase encodes MLYLSKYIGLYGISFVVVLINVIILESILKLKENKKLKKNDIKYIIFILGFFLAYFVFNSSNDIKNINGINIKKKETLKVRLIQGNITAKEYKKAEEKNKMKNIFEKYMNLSIKENSSELIVWPETAVHRWIMRIPEYKNKIINIAKTNKINILFGTPDLEPNDEEYNSAFLISKTGKILGKYNKNYTVPFYESYFKKGKEIRPFEINNIKIGVEICFEAFFQNVSTELKQKGAGIIFLLSNNGLFGYSNIPYITSAFMQFRAAENNVYVAQLMNTGITQIINNNGKVLKKTKLFETKIINYEIPVIYKQTIYSKYGETTYYIITILFLVIIIAMLLKIQMRRRKK; translated from the coding sequence ATGTTGTATTTATCTAAATATATAGGATTGTATGGAATATCTTTTGTTGTTGTTTTAATAAATGTAATAATATTAGAAAGTATTTTGAAATTAAAGGAAAATAAAAAACTCAAAAAAAATGATATTAAATACATAATCTTTATATTGGGATTTTTTCTTGCATATTTTGTATTTAATAGTTCGAATGATATAAAAAATATAAATGGAATAAACATAAAAAAGAAAGAAACATTAAAAGTAAGACTAATACAAGGAAACATTACAGCAAAAGAATACAAAAAAGCAGAAGAAAAAAATAAAATGAAAAACATTTTTGAAAAATATATGAATCTAAGTATAAAAGAGAATTCATCAGAATTAATAGTATGGCCAGAAACAGCAGTGCATAGATGGATAATGAGAATACCAGAATACAAAAATAAAATAATAAACATAGCAAAAACAAATAAAATTAATATATTATTTGGAACACCAGACCTTGAACCAAACGATGAAGAATACAACAGTGCATTTTTAATTTCAAAAACAGGAAAAATATTAGGAAAGTACAATAAAAACTATACAGTACCATTTTATGAAAGCTATTTTAAAAAAGGAAAGGAAATAAGACCATTTGAAATAAACAATATAAAAATAGGAGTAGAAATATGTTTTGAAGCATTTTTTCAAAATGTTTCAACTGAATTAAAACAAAAAGGAGCAGGAATAATATTTTTATTATCAAACAATGGACTTTTTGGATATTCAAATATACCATACATAACATCAGCATTCATGCAGTTTAGAGCAGCAGAAAATAACGTATATGTAGCACAATTAATGAATACTGGAATAACCCAAATAATAAACAACAATGGAAAAGTTTTAAAAAAGACAAAACTATTTGAAACAAAAATAATTAATTATGAAATACCAGTAATATACAAACAAACAATTTATTCTAAGTATGGAGAAACAACCTATTATATTATAACTATATTATTTTTAGTGATTATAATAGCTATGCTATTAAAAATACAAATGAGGAGGAGAAAAAAGTGA